The Symphalangus syndactylus isolate Jambi chromosome 11, NHGRI_mSymSyn1-v2.1_pri, whole genome shotgun sequence genome contains a region encoding:
- the LOC129493284 gene encoding defensin beta 4A-like — translation MRVLYLLFSFLFVFLMPLPGVFGDIRNPFTCLKSGAICHPVFCPRRYKQIGTCGLPGTKCCKKP, via the exons ATGAGGGTCTTGTATCTCCTCTTTTCGTTCCTCTTTGTATTCCTGATGCCTCTTCCAG gTGTTTTTGGTGATATAAGGAATCCTTTTACCTGCCTTAAGAGTGGTGCCATATGTCATCCAGTCTTTTGCCCTAGAAGGTATAAACAAATCGGCACCTGTGGTCTCCCTGGAACAAAATGCTGCAAAAAGCCATGA